A portion of the Actomonas aquatica genome contains these proteins:
- a CDS encoding FG-GAP-like repeat-containing protein, whose protein sequence is MPTVATPAFSTVRFRFCLCAAAVLSTVALPAWLAGQTSAPESTPFAPRSERSGSTLFTSLPAAQTGVLTENNYADPRMWGDRYQEFALGGMGTGIAIGDYDGDGRPDIFTVSKTETCHLFRNLGDWRFEDVTDSAGITAGSAPKPGTGYRGGDGPDGRDPGISAWKQGATFADIDNDGDLDLYVCRWGVPNWLFINQGDGTFTEEAAARGLAVVDASGVGAFADYDRDGFLDVYVQTNMLNANESHAGQRDFLFRNRGVGTFEDVTEAAGISGQNLAHSSSWWDYNQDGWPDLYVANDFAPADFLYRNNGDGTFTDVIHDVLPTMPYSSMGADQGDVNNDGLIDFLVADMATTSHEKDQRGMASSRELSREDSDSFTQSPQRLRNCLYLNTDMPHFQEAGALAGLGATDWTWSIRWEDLDNDGFADLHVTNGMNREYQNADLRQRIILAENPNVRLRTMRESDMLREANFAFRNHGDLVFEEVGAQWGLNKVGVSFGAAMGDLDGDGDLDIVHANYGETVEVLRNDTPATQHAIQFALQGTQSNRHGVGARVEIETTAGPQVRELVLVRGYLSNSEPILHFGLGDVDTVQSIKVRWPSGVVQRFTDLAAGRRYVLTEPAAATPPAPEEPAPGYFADVTEASGLAFTSREGAFRENTRQPLAPTRFDRLGPALAVGDLNGDGRDDLILGGTTESPARIIAATGGGKFVSGSIGQLTAHATLNDGPLLLLDVDGDNDLDLLLTRTTDSLPAGHDAFQPLLFLNAGNGGLSPAPVGALPELALSVGAVAAADFDRDGRLDVFLGGRVTPGEYPTPPGSALLHNEGGRFSVVAEALESVGMVTSALWSDIDDDGWLDLLVATEWGGVRAFRNEAGRSFSDQSTAWGFAAAGSGWWTSLASADFNGDGKMDYVAGNAGLNTPYHASPDAPAVLFHGDFRGRGRGVKRLLEAHYEDGRLLPRRTSKVLGGVIPTVRRKFRSNDDYAAATLAEIVGEDKLAAADRYAATELRSGVFLSQPNGSFAFQPLPRIAQIAPLQGVVTGDFDGDGLADIVAMQNSFAPMPFTGRYDGGVGQFLRGDGAGGFVAVPSAESRINLKGDAKALVRLDFDGDGVPDLFGTRNNGETVALHTQVEGGLEVRLPSAAAAGARVSLIAPDGHRQVEELHVGAGYFSQSAPSAFFTHVPAGARLEVRWPDGTTTEHAVPSGESRISLSR, encoded by the coding sequence ATGCCGACTGTCGCTACCCCTGCCTTTTCGACGGTGAGGTTTCGGTTTTGCCTATGCGCCGCTGCGGTCCTGAGCACCGTCGCTTTGCCCGCTTGGCTGGCCGGACAGACCTCTGCCCCTGAGTCGACTCCCTTCGCGCCCCGCAGTGAACGGAGCGGGTCCACGCTTTTCACGTCCCTGCCGGCCGCCCAGACCGGCGTGCTCACGGAAAACAACTACGCCGATCCACGCATGTGGGGCGATCGCTACCAGGAATTTGCCCTTGGGGGCATGGGCACCGGCATCGCCATCGGTGACTACGACGGCGACGGCCGCCCCGACATCTTTACCGTCAGCAAGACCGAGACCTGTCACCTCTTTCGCAACCTCGGCGACTGGCGCTTCGAGGACGTGACCGATTCCGCCGGCATCACCGCCGGGTCCGCGCCCAAACCTGGCACCGGCTACCGCGGTGGCGACGGGCCCGACGGCCGCGATCCCGGCATATCGGCGTGGAAGCAGGGCGCCACCTTCGCCGACATCGACAACGACGGTGACCTCGATCTCTACGTCTGCCGCTGGGGCGTGCCCAACTGGCTTTTCATCAACCAGGGCGACGGCACCTTTACCGAGGAGGCCGCCGCCCGCGGTCTGGCCGTGGTGGATGCCTCGGGCGTCGGCGCCTTTGCCGACTACGATCGCGACGGTTTCCTCGATGTCTACGTGCAGACCAACATGCTCAACGCCAACGAGAGTCATGCCGGTCAGCGCGACTTCCTCTTTCGCAATCGCGGCGTCGGCACCTTCGAGGATGTGACCGAGGCCGCCGGCATTTCCGGCCAGAACCTCGCGCACTCCTCCTCCTGGTGGGACTACAATCAGGACGGCTGGCCCGACCTCTACGTGGCCAACGACTTTGCGCCGGCCGACTTCCTGTATCGAAACAATGGAGACGGCACCTTCACCGACGTCATCCACGACGTGTTGCCCACCATGCCTTATTCTTCGATGGGCGCCGACCAGGGTGACGTGAACAACGACGGCCTGATCGACTTCCTCGTCGCCGACATGGCCACCACCTCGCACGAGAAGGATCAGCGCGGCATGGCCAGCTCCCGCGAGCTCAGTCGCGAGGACAGCGACAGCTTCACGCAGTCACCGCAACGGCTGCGCAATTGCCTCTACCTCAACACCGACATGCCGCACTTTCAGGAGGCGGGCGCCTTGGCCGGGCTCGGCGCGACCGACTGGACGTGGTCCATCCGCTGGGAGGATTTGGACAACGATGGCTTCGCCGATCTGCACGTGACCAACGGCATGAATCGCGAATATCAAAACGCCGATCTGCGCCAGCGCATCATCCTTGCCGAAAACCCCAACGTGCGCCTGCGCACCATGCGCGAGAGCGACATGCTGCGCGAAGCCAACTTCGCCTTTCGCAATCACGGTGACCTGGTCTTCGAAGAAGTCGGCGCGCAGTGGGGTCTCAACAAAGTGGGCGTGTCCTTCGGTGCCGCCATGGGCGACCTCGATGGCGACGGCGACCTCGACATCGTGCACGCCAACTACGGCGAGACGGTCGAAGTCTTGCGCAATGATACGCCCGCCACGCAGCACGCCATTCAGTTCGCGCTGCAAGGCACCCAATCCAATCGGCACGGCGTCGGTGCCCGCGTCGAAATCGAAACGACCGCCGGGCCGCAGGTGCGCGAGCTGGTGTTGGTGCGCGGTTACCTGTCGAACAGTGAACCCATCCTGCATTTCGGTCTCGGCGACGTGGATACGGTTCAGTCGATCAAGGTGCGCTGGCCGAGTGGGGTGGTGCAGCGTTTCACCGATCTGGCGGCCGGCCGTCGCTACGTGTTGACGGAGCCGGCCGCGGCCACCCCGCCCGCTCCCGAGGAGCCCGCGCCCGGTTATTTTGCCGATGTCACCGAAGCCAGCGGACTTGCCTTCACCTCGCGCGAAGGCGCCTTCCGGGAGAACACCCGCCAGCCGCTCGCGCCCACGCGCTTCGACCGGCTCGGTCCGGCGCTCGCGGTGGGTGACCTCAACGGCGACGGCCGCGACGACCTGATTCTTGGCGGCACGACCGAATCACCCGCGCGCATCATCGCAGCGACCGGTGGCGGCAAGTTCGTCTCGGGCTCCATCGGCCAACTCACGGCGCACGCCACGCTCAACGACGGTCCGTTGCTGCTGCTGGATGTCGATGGTGACAACGACCTCGACCTGCTGCTCACGCGCACGACGGACAGCCTGCCGGCCGGTCACGATGCGTTCCAACCGTTGCTGTTCCTCAACGCAGGCAACGGAGGCCTGAGCCCGGCCCCGGTGGGGGCCTTGCCGGAGCTCGCCCTCAGCGTGGGAGCGGTGGCCGCGGCGGACTTTGATCGGGATGGTCGCCTTGATGTTTTCCTCGGCGGTCGCGTCACGCCCGGCGAATACCCGACTCCTCCCGGCAGTGCGCTGCTGCACAATGAGGGCGGCCGCTTTTCGGTGGTCGCCGAAGCGCTCGAAAGCGTCGGTATGGTGACCTCCGCGCTATGGAGTGACATCGACGACGATGGCTGGCTCGACCTGCTGGTCGCGACGGAGTGGGGCGGGGTGCGGGCCTTCCGTAACGAGGCGGGGCGTAGTTTCTCCGATCAATCGACCGCCTGGGGCTTCGCTGCGGCGGGTAGCGGCTGGTGGACCTCGTTGGCCTCGGCGGATTTTAACGGTGACGGGAAGATGGACTATGTCGCGGGTAATGCTGGACTGAATACGCCCTATCACGCTTCACCCGACGCCCCGGCGGTGCTCTTTCACGGCGACTTCCGCGGTCGGGGGCGAGGCGTGAAACGCTTGTTGGAGGCGCACTACGAGGACGGCCGCCTGTTGCCGCGACGCACCAGCAAGGTGTTGGGCGGTGTCATTCCGACGGTGCGCCGCAAGTTCCGCAGCAACGACGACTATGCGGCGGCCACGCTCGCAGAAATTGTGGGCGAGGACAAACTCGCCGCCGCCGATCGTTACGCAGCGACTGAACTACGCAGCGGCGTTTTCTTGAGCCAACCCAACGGTTCCTTTGCGTTTCAACCGCTGCCGCGCATCGCGCAGATCGCGCCCCTGCAAGGCGTCGTGACCGGTGACTTCGATGGCGATGGTTTGGCAGACATCGTGGCGATGCAGAACAGCTTTGCACCGATGCCGTTTACGGGCCGCTACGATGGCGGCGTGGGGCAATTCCTGCGCGGCGATGGCGCGGGCGGTTTTGTCGCGGTGCCGTCGGCTGAGAGCCGGATCAATCTGAAGGGCGACGCCAAGGCGCTGGTGCGGCTCGACTTCGATGGTGACGGTGTGCCCGACCTCTTCGGCACGCGCAACAACGGCGAAACCGTCGCTTTGCATACCCAAGTTGAGGGCGGCTTGGAGGTGCGATTGCCGTCCGCCGCTGCGGCGGGAGCGCGCGTGAGCCTGATCGCGCCGGATGGACACCGGCAGGTGGAGGAACTGCACGTGGGCGCCGGTTACTTCAGCCAATCTGCGCCCAGCGCGTTCTTTACTCACGTGCCGGCCGGGGCGCGCCTCGAAGTGCGTTGGCCGGATGGGACCACGACGGAGCATGCCGTGCCGTCGGGCGAATCCCGGATCAGCTTGAGCCGATGA
- a CDS encoding VCBS repeat-containing protein — protein sequence MMRLLLPLLALATVSSAQIESVPLAPRSQPDGTTLFTTLVPARTGIVTTNNYDDPRMWAEFYRELTFGGMGTGVAIGDYDGDGRPDVFVVSKTETSRLFRNLGDWRFEDVTTRAGLPLNEGEPGEKDWEQGASFADIDNDGDLDLYVCRYAAPNLLYLNRGDGTFREEAAARGLDIVDGSGVGTFCDYDGDGWLDVYVLTNMMDYVNNPDGRRDYLLRNRGDGTFEDVTVRAGISGVTAGHSATWCDFDADGHPDIWVANDFATPDRYYHNNGDGTFTNIINDAVPHMSHYSMGADFADVNNDGRFDLLVADMATTSHEKDQRSMAGSRVRGQKIDETSPVPPQYMRNALHLNAGNGRFREAAVLAGLRATDWTWSPRFEDYDNDGRVDLTVTNGMNREYHGADLLERIMISENPGAPIRIMLDSPVLEEANLAFRNEGDLRFSQISTEWGFARNGVSFGSATGDLDGDGDLDLVHGNYQGPPSVYRNDSTSGHRITLALQGTASNRRGVGAIVRLRTADGQEQVRQLIPNRGYLSTSQPLVHFGLGEQEHIAELVVQWPSGYEQRFTDLAADRHYTVTEAGDTPVTPPSNPVPLFREVAATHGMDLPGAERIVDEPNGQPLLPFRFNRPGPLVTVGNLNGDAHPDLVVSGTSMESPRILIGTGSDRFNSVAAPPLAGDSRLPMGPVLLFDSDGDGRDDLLVTRTGANTRLRDTAYQPTLFLNRGGFSPAPEGTLPDLPISVGAVVAADWDGDGDDDLFIGGRIAPGAYPSAPRSAMLRNDGGTFVDITPEPLSRTGMVTAAQAVDLDGDGQLDLVLMTDWGTVQWWRNDGGEWIDASVTSGFDAAGTGWWRSLAVADFNGDGRLDVAAGNVGLNTYYGDGPAVAILGNFSGRRRGSPTLVEAYYEAGKLFPRRERKDLTGQVRALQRKYRFTVDYADQTIDALFDAEQLAAARRWEAEQFQSGVFLSQPDGTWRFAPWPRIAQIAPIMALVVDDVNGDGFADVIAGQNDHSPIDLVGRFDGGLGQVLLGDGQGGFTALDPTESGFVVPGAVKSLTLVDVDGDGRAEIWVTRNNAPAMLFQR from the coding sequence ATGATGCGTTTGCTGCTTCCGCTCTTAGCGTTGGCGACGGTCTCCAGCGCCCAGATCGAGTCGGTGCCCCTCGCGCCCCGCTCGCAGCCGGACGGGACCACGCTGTTTACGACCCTCGTCCCCGCGCGCACGGGAATTGTCACAACCAACAACTACGATGACCCGCGCATGTGGGCGGAGTTTTATCGGGAGCTGACTTTCGGCGGTATGGGCACGGGTGTCGCGATCGGCGACTACGACGGCGACGGTCGGCCCGACGTGTTTGTAGTCTCGAAGACCGAAACCTCGCGCCTCTTCCGCAACCTCGGGGACTGGCGCTTCGAGGACGTGACCACCCGCGCCGGTTTGCCGCTCAACGAGGGTGAACCCGGCGAGAAAGACTGGGAGCAGGGCGCGTCGTTTGCCGATATCGATAATGACGGCGACCTCGACCTCTACGTCTGCCGTTACGCGGCGCCCAACCTGTTGTATTTAAATCGTGGAGACGGCACCTTCCGCGAGGAGGCGGCAGCGCGGGGTTTGGACATCGTGGACGGGTCCGGCGTGGGCACGTTCTGCGACTACGACGGTGACGGCTGGCTCGATGTTTACGTGCTCACCAACATGATGGATTACGTCAATAACCCCGACGGTCGTCGCGACTACCTGTTGCGTAATCGGGGGGACGGCACCTTTGAGGACGTGACGGTGCGGGCGGGCATCAGCGGCGTGACCGCCGGGCACTCCGCGACGTGGTGTGACTTTGATGCTGACGGCCATCCCGACATCTGGGTGGCCAACGATTTCGCCACGCCCGACCGCTACTACCACAACAACGGCGACGGCACCTTCACCAACATCATCAACGACGCGGTGCCGCACATGTCGCACTACTCGATGGGGGCTGACTTTGCCGATGTGAACAACGACGGCCGCTTTGACCTGCTGGTGGCCGATATGGCGACGACCTCGCACGAAAAGGATCAGCGCAGCATGGCGGGCTCACGGGTGCGCGGGCAGAAGATTGACGAGACCTCACCAGTGCCGCCCCAATACATGCGCAACGCCCTGCATCTCAATGCCGGCAATGGTCGGTTCCGCGAGGCGGCGGTGCTTGCGGGATTGCGGGCGACTGACTGGACCTGGTCGCCGCGATTTGAGGACTACGACAACGATGGTCGGGTGGACCTCACCGTGACCAACGGCATGAATCGCGAGTATCACGGCGCCGATTTGTTGGAGCGCATCATGATCTCGGAAAATCCCGGCGCGCCCATTCGTATCATGTTGGACAGCCCGGTGCTGGAGGAGGCCAACCTCGCGTTTCGTAACGAGGGTGACCTGCGGTTTAGCCAGATCTCCACCGAGTGGGGCTTTGCCCGCAACGGGGTGAGTTTTGGTTCGGCCACCGGCGACCTGGATGGCGATGGCGACCTCGACCTCGTGCACGGCAATTACCAAGGACCGCCGTCGGTTTACCGCAACGACAGCACCAGCGGGCATCGCATCACCCTCGCGCTGCAGGGCACGGCCTCCAACCGGCGCGGCGTCGGCGCGATCGTGCGACTGCGCACAGCAGATGGGCAGGAGCAGGTGCGGCAGTTGATTCCCAATCGGGGTTACCTTTCCACCAGCCAGCCTCTGGTGCATTTTGGTCTCGGCGAGCAGGAGCACATCGCCGAGCTGGTCGTGCAGTGGCCGAGTGGATACGAACAGCGCTTCACCGACCTCGCCGCCGATCGGCACTACACCGTGACCGAAGCTGGCGATACTCCGGTGACACCGCCGTCGAACCCCGTGCCCCTTTTTCGCGAAGTGGCCGCGACGCACGGGATGGATCTGCCGGGCGCGGAACGCATCGTTGATGAGCCCAACGGGCAGCCGCTGCTGCCGTTTCGCTTTAACCGGCCGGGACCGCTGGTAACTGTCGGCAACCTGAACGGTGACGCGCACCCGGACCTGGTGGTGAGCGGCACCTCGATGGAATCGCCGCGCATCCTGATCGGGACCGGTAGTGATCGTTTTAATTCCGTCGCGGCGCCGCCGTTGGCGGGTGACAGTCGCCTGCCGATGGGGCCGGTGCTGCTCTTCGATTCCGACGGTGATGGGCGCGACGATTTGCTGGTGACGCGCACGGGCGCGAACACGCGGCTGCGCGATACGGCCTATCAGCCGACCCTCTTTCTCAATCGCGGTGGGTTTTCGCCGGCACCGGAGGGCACGCTGCCTGACCTGCCGATTAGTGTCGGTGCGGTGGTGGCGGCCGACTGGGATGGTGACGGCGACGACGACCTTTTTATCGGCGGTCGCATCGCGCCAGGCGCTTACCCGAGCGCGCCGCGCAGCGCAATGCTGCGCAATGACGGCGGAACGTTTGTCGACATCACGCCCGAGCCGCTGAGTCGCACCGGCATGGTGACGGCGGCGCAGGCGGTGGACCTCGATGGTGACGGCCAGCTGGATCTCGTGCTGATGACGGACTGGGGCACCGTGCAGTGGTGGCGCAACGACGGTGGCGAGTGGATTGATGCGTCGGTGACGAGCGGTTTTGACGCGGCGGGCACAGGCTGGTGGCGGTCGCTGGCGGTGGCCGATTTTAACGGTGACGGACGGCTCGACGTGGCGGCCGGTAATGTCGGTCTGAATACGTATTACGGCGACGGTCCGGCGGTGGCGATTTTGGGCAATTTCAGCGGACGGCGGCGGGGTAGTCCGACGCTCGTCGAAGCCTACTACGAAGCGGGAAAGTTGTTCCCGCGGCGCGAGCGCAAGGACCTCACCGGGCAGGTGCGCGCCTTGCAGCGCAAGTATCGCTTCACGGTCGATTACGCCGACCAGACGATCGACGCGTTGTTCGACGCCGAGCAACTGGCCGCGGCGCGGCGTTGGGAGGCGGAGCAGTTCCAAAGTGGAGTGTTTCTAAGTCAGCCCGACGGCACGTGGCGTTTCGCGCCGTGGCCGCGCATCGCCCAGATTGCGCCGATCATGGCGCTGGTCGTGGATGACGTGAATGGCGACGGTTTTGCCGATGTGATCGCCGGGCAAAACGATCACAGCCCGATCGATCTGGTGGGGCGTTTTGACGGCGGGCTGGGTCAGGTGCTGCTCGGCGACGGGCAGGGCGGATTCACCGCGCTCGATCCGACGGAGAGTGGCTTCGTGGTGCCGGGCGCAGTGAAGTCCCTCACGTTGGTGGATGTGGATGGCGATGGTCGCGCGGAAATCTGGGTGACGCGGAACAATGCGCCGGCCATGCTTTTCCAACGCTGA
- a CDS encoding ankyrin repeat domain-containing protein: protein MKTVLPLLAVCFVGVLAAADESPTFVIAPVEVTTHRGGVWALQDRLLDHAEYFQVSPSYSVTHRRFRDTLDSESDLAMVNLSLGRERPWNEADLEGAQVHFVWLRDGEIEWAQDVPVVGKFHASGAFAAMAVRSLPGGQELVGSPAILVSKDGEFIAPRPWFGDNARANRVAFKIVAGIDDGLATDIEGLADPNVSSSVFRGVTLAHIAAEAGHVKALAALAAAGADLNREDRNRTSPLWWATEKNRVQAVEWLLEQGVKTQANLAGKHLVESAVERGHIEAAAAIYRRQNSKVFRDEMLGGAAYVGKRELSRELLADYSNFRVRWMDGEPLWWVAQSGDVELMALMLDRGVNARRQPHSVPLLNLAARAGDLAMVQLLVERGAKVKARDPAGRTALMEATLGGHVEVAAWLMQQGADATRKDRDGLSALQVAEQRQDARLVAVLRGAVAADASLAAGSAPVMAEWQVDTKPLLRQRPAFRLVREMEAGAESRYQGRVVLTSPLSVGGAQVLGEEGTTAAFPSVSSIESNAHFAYWTGIIETDGTVSHAVVLNAGPYPFRANVEEVLGDYRFEPARRDGKPVRTRVVWVEDLR, encoded by the coding sequence ATGAAAACAGTGCTCCCGCTACTGGCCGTCTGTTTCGTTGGTGTGCTTGCTGCAGCCGACGAGAGTCCCACGTTTGTGATCGCTCCGGTGGAGGTCACCACGCACCGGGGAGGCGTGTGGGCCCTGCAGGATCGGCTGCTGGATCACGCCGAATATTTTCAAGTCTCGCCGTCCTATTCCGTCACGCATCGGCGCTTCCGCGATACGCTCGATAGCGAGTCGGATCTGGCGATGGTCAACCTCTCGCTCGGGCGCGAGCGACCGTGGAATGAGGCCGATTTGGAGGGGGCGCAGGTGCATTTTGTGTGGTTGCGGGATGGCGAAATCGAATGGGCGCAGGACGTGCCGGTGGTGGGGAAGTTTCATGCCTCTGGTGCCTTTGCGGCGATGGCGGTGCGTTCTTTGCCGGGAGGGCAGGAGTTGGTTGGCAGCCCCGCGATTTTGGTCTCAAAGGATGGCGAGTTCATCGCGCCGCGTCCGTGGTTTGGTGACAACGCCCGGGCGAATCGAGTGGCTTTCAAAATTGTGGCCGGGATCGATGACGGTCTGGCGACGGACATCGAGGGGCTAGCGGACCCCAATGTGTCGTCGTCGGTCTTCCGCGGCGTGACCTTGGCGCATATCGCGGCCGAAGCCGGTCACGTGAAGGCGTTGGCGGCGTTGGCTGCCGCTGGAGCGGATCTCAATCGCGAAGACCGAAACCGGACGAGTCCGCTGTGGTGGGCGACCGAAAAGAATCGCGTGCAGGCGGTGGAGTGGTTGCTGGAGCAGGGCGTGAAGACCCAGGCAAACCTGGCCGGAAAGCATCTGGTGGAGTCGGCCGTGGAGCGTGGTCACATCGAGGCGGCGGCGGCGATCTATCGGCGCCAAAACAGCAAGGTGTTTCGCGACGAAATGCTGGGAGGCGCGGCCTACGTGGGGAAGCGCGAGCTGAGTCGGGAACTGTTGGCAGACTACAGCAATTTTCGGGTGCGCTGGATGGATGGCGAGCCGCTCTGGTGGGTGGCGCAGTCAGGCGATGTGGAGCTCATGGCGCTGATGCTCGATCGCGGTGTGAATGCCCGACGGCAACCGCACAGTGTGCCGTTGTTGAATCTGGCGGCGAGGGCTGGAGATTTGGCGATGGTGCAACTGCTCGTGGAGCGAGGGGCCAAGGTGAAGGCGCGTGATCCGGCGGGGCGCACGGCGTTGATGGAGGCGACATTGGGCGGGCACGTCGAAGTCGCCGCTTGGTTGATGCAACAGGGCGCGGATGCGACGCGGAAGGATCGGGACGGTCTCAGCGCGCTGCAGGTCGCGGAGCAACGTCAGGACGCGCGTCTCGTCGCGGTCTTGCGCGGCGCGGTTGCGGCGGATGCGTCGTTGGCCGCAGGGTCAGCCCCGGTGATGGCGGAGTGGCAGGTCGATACCAAGCCGCTCTTGCGACAGCGGCCGGCGTTTCGTTTGGTGCGGGAAATGGAAGCGGGGGCCGAGTCGCGCTACCAAGGCCGGGTGGTGCTGACGAGCCCGCTGTCGGTCGGCGGCGCGCAGGTGCTGGGGGAAGAAGGCACCACGGCGGCGTTCCCCTCGGTGTCTTCGATCGAGAGCAACGCGCACTTCGCTTACTGGACGGGGATCATCGAAACGGATGGCACCGTCTCTCACGCGGTGGTGCTCAACGCTGGTCCTTACCCCTTCCGCGCCAACGTCGAGGAGGTGCTTGGCGATTATCGATTCGAACCGGCGCGGCGGGACGGCAAGCCGGTGCGCACGCGCGTGGTGTGGGTGGAAGACCTGCGCTAA
- a CDS encoding tetratricopeptide repeat protein — MKPRALIALILGVLLLGGVAAGAFWLKNAGAQQAAVAPWIPPIPDTAGFPPALNDAFAAAEAKAYSRGDSLKGLKELSALLHANGFFDSAILTYQGLAEIEPNEARWPHLHASILAGFGMSEDALALWDRVTELAPDYLPARLRIGDIALKSNDLPRAIAAYEAADRIDDGNAYALLGLARIDIEKGNEAAALDKLETIVRRTNYTLGYDLIVTLYENAGETAKADAIRGQAEASGAFRDPPDPWLDGLLAFCYDPFRVALEAGTKARIGETDTAIELLHRALELDPLDVSTHFQLGNLYKQQRQFQDAMAEFRRCTLLDPSFADGWAQLSGTLAQIGNVAEADRVLNAGLDAVPDSPGLHLMRARRHRAANNNGAAINDYRASIRLRPNEPEPYIELAIVLLNVGRNAEAVRQFETALVYDPANPTALTALAFQAIETGNRERADEWLQKVDAQPRIDRNQTGKLREAYRKQFGVLPNI, encoded by the coding sequence ATGAAACCCCGCGCCCTCATCGCTCTAATCCTCGGTGTGCTCCTCCTCGGCGGCGTCGCCGCCGGTGCCTTCTGGCTCAAGAACGCCGGAGCGCAACAAGCCGCCGTCGCGCCATGGATTCCGCCCATCCCCGACACCGCCGGTTTCCCGCCCGCGCTCAACGACGCCTTCGCCGCCGCCGAAGCCAAGGCCTACTCCCGCGGTGACTCCCTCAAGGGCCTCAAAGAGCTCAGCGCCCTCCTCCACGCCAACGGCTTTTTCGATTCCGCCATCCTCACCTACCAAGGCCTCGCCGAAATCGAACCCAATGAAGCCCGCTGGCCGCACCTGCACGCCTCCATCCTCGCCGGCTTCGGCATGTCCGAGGACGCCCTGGCCCTGTGGGACCGCGTGACCGAGCTCGCGCCCGACTACCTCCCGGCCCGCCTGCGCATCGGCGACATCGCCCTCAAGTCCAACGATCTGCCCCGTGCGATCGCCGCCTACGAGGCCGCCGACCGCATCGATGACGGCAACGCCTACGCCCTGCTCGGCCTCGCCCGCATCGACATCGAAAAAGGCAACGAGGCCGCCGCCCTCGACAAACTCGAGACCATCGTGCGCCGCACCAACTACACCCTCGGCTACGACCTCATCGTCACCCTCTACGAAAACGCCGGCGAGACCGCCAAAGCCGACGCCATCCGCGGCCAGGCCGAGGCTTCCGGCGCCTTCCGCGATCCGCCCGACCCGTGGCTCGATGGCCTGCTCGCCTTCTGCTACGACCCGTTCCGCGTCGCCCTCGAAGCCGGCACCAAAGCCCGTATCGGCGAAACGGATACCGCCATCGAGCTGCTGCATCGGGCTCTCGAACTCGACCCTTTGGACGTCTCCACCCACTTCCAGCTCGGCAACCTCTACAAGCAGCAGCGCCAGTTCCAGGACGCCATGGCCGAGTTCCGCCGCTGCACCCTGCTCGACCCGTCCTTCGCCGACGGTTGGGCCCAGCTCAGCGGCACGCTCGCCCAGATCGGCAACGTCGCCGAAGCCGACCGCGTGCTCAACGCCGGCCTCGACGCCGTGCCCGACTCGCCTGGCCTGCACCTCATGCGCGCCCGCCGCCATCGCGCCGCCAACAACAACGGCGCCGCCATCAACGATTATCGCGCCTCCATTCGCCTGCGCCCCAACGAGCCCGAGCCCTACATCGAACTCGCCATCGTGCTCCTCAACGTCGGCCGCAATGCGGAGGCCGTGCGCCAGTTTGAAACCGCGCTCGTCTACGATCCGGCCAATCCCACCGCGCTCACCGCCCTCGCCTTTCAAGCCATCGAAACCGGCAACCGCGAACGCGCCGACGAATGGCTGCAAAAGGTCGACGCCCAACCGCGCATCGACCGCAACCAAACCGGCAAACTCCGCGAGGCCTACCGCAAACAATTCGGCGTCCTACCGAACATCTGA